The Phycisphaeraceae bacterium genome has a window encoding:
- the metF gene encoding methylenetetrahydrofolate reductase [NAD(P)H]: MHIADIFARHRTTISFEFFPPATEDGWEALFGRIADFEALAPSFVSVTYGAGGSTRQRTHDLVVRLRRETTLDPIPHLTCVCHAPADVDAILARHAEAGISNILALRGDPPRDRPDYRHDTADFRHAADLVRHIRLFNESGRHPDRRGFGIGVAGFPEGHPDTPNRLREMDFLKAKVDAGADYIVTQLFFDNRAFFDWRERCELAGITAPLIAGIMPITSIAGMKRMADLAGGANFPARLQKMLLRAQDDPDAVERVGVHWATEQCRDLLDEGVRGIHFYTLNRSSATKRIYETLGVKDSSALTR, translated from the coding sequence ATGCACATCGCCGACATCTTCGCGAGGCATCGCACGACGATCAGTTTCGAGTTCTTCCCCCCCGCCACCGAGGACGGGTGGGAGGCGCTGTTCGGCCGCATCGCGGATTTCGAGGCCCTGGCTCCCTCTTTCGTGTCGGTGACGTATGGTGCGGGCGGCTCAACGCGCCAGCGGACGCACGACCTGGTCGTCCGGCTGCGGCGTGAGACGACGCTCGACCCGATCCCGCACCTCACCTGCGTCTGCCACGCGCCGGCCGACGTGGACGCCATCCTGGCCCGGCACGCCGAGGCGGGCATCAGCAACATCCTCGCCCTTCGCGGCGATCCGCCGCGCGACCGGCCCGACTATCGCCATGACACCGCCGATTTTCGTCACGCCGCCGACCTGGTGCGTCATATCCGGCTCTTCAACGAATCTGGCCGTCACCCCGACCGGCGCGGGTTCGGCATCGGCGTGGCGGGCTTCCCGGAGGGGCACCCCGATACCCCCAACCGGCTCCGCGAAATGGACTTTCTCAAGGCCAAGGTCGACGCCGGGGCGGACTACATCGTCACGCAACTCTTCTTCGACAACCGCGCGTTCTTCGACTGGCGCGAGCGCTGCGAACTGGCGGGCATCACGGCGCCGCTCATCGCGGGCATCATGCCCATCACCTCCATCGCGGGCATGAAGCGCATGGCGGACCTGGCGGGCGGCGCCAACTTCCCGGCGCGGCTTCAGAAGATGCTCCTCCGCGCCCAGGACGATCCCGACGCCGTCGAGCGCGTCGGCGTCCACTGGGCCACCGAGCAATGCCGCGACCTGCTGGACGAAGGCGTGCGCGGCATTCACTTCTACACGCTCAACAGGTCCAGCGCCACCAAGCGCATCTACGAGACGCTGGGCGTGAAGGATTCCAGCGCGTTGACCCGGTAG
- the ispF gene encoding 2-C-methyl-D-erythritol 2,4-cyclodiphosphate synthase → MKTMTDRAAPPFRVGHGYDLHRLEPTAPRGRGRPFVLGGVAFPDHPTGPAAHSDGDALLHAITDAILGALGEPDIGRLFPDNDPVNAGRDSADFLREAVRRMRAAAYELGNLDATVICEKPKIGPRRDAIVENLAALIGCDRSRLNVKGKTHEQVDAVGEGRAVEVHVAALLIRLGSTQGDTRRHGG, encoded by the coding sequence ATGAAGACGATGACTGATCGCGCCGCGCCGCCATTCCGCGTGGGACATGGGTATGACCTGCATCGGCTGGAGCCGACGGCTCCCCGGGGACGAGGCCGCCCGTTTGTGCTGGGCGGCGTGGCGTTTCCCGATCATCCGACCGGTCCGGCAGCGCACTCCGACGGTGACGCCCTGCTTCACGCGATTACCGACGCCATTCTGGGCGCCTTGGGCGAGCCGGACATCGGACGGCTCTTTCCCGACAACGACCCTGTCAACGCGGGACGCGACTCGGCGGACTTCCTGCGCGAGGCGGTTCGCCGCATGCGAGCGGCGGCGTACGAACTGGGCAACCTCGACGCCACGGTGATCTGCGAGAAGCCGAAGATCGGCCCTCGTCGCGACGCCATCGTGGAGAACCTGGCCGCGCTGATCGGATGCGATCGATCACGCCTCAACGTCAAGGGCAAGACGCACGAGCAGGTGGACGCGGTGGGGGAAGGCCGGGCGGTGGAGGTGCATGTCGCCGCGCTGTTGATCC
- a CDS encoding redox-sensing transcriptional repressor Rex has protein sequence MSYRAKVPKPTVKRLSLYLRELEHRVEQKQPTISSRQLGDALGLTDAQVRKDLAYFGQFGHPGIGYDVTNLVDRLRKILGTDRTWNTALIGAGNLGRALMAYGGWQQRGFDIVAVFDQNPDLVGQWLENHRIRPMSDLAMLVKERDIRLAMIAVPADRAQEVADRLIAAGVRGILNFAPRRLDVHQAVSISSVDLALSLEQLAFQVSLGLLGSLDEDDD, from the coding sequence ATGAGTTACCGCGCCAAAGTTCCCAAGCCGACCGTCAAGCGCCTGTCGTTGTACCTGCGCGAGCTCGAGCATCGGGTGGAGCAGAAGCAGCCGACCATCAGCAGTCGGCAACTGGGCGATGCCCTGGGTCTCACCGATGCTCAGGTGCGCAAGGACCTGGCCTATTTCGGACAGTTCGGGCACCCCGGCATCGGGTACGACGTGACCAACCTGGTGGATCGCCTGCGGAAGATTCTGGGCACGGATCGCACGTGGAACACGGCGCTGATCGGCGCCGGAAACCTCGGACGCGCCCTGATGGCCTATGGCGGGTGGCAGCAGCGCGGCTTCGACATCGTGGCCGTGTTCGACCAGAACCCCGATCTCGTCGGTCAGTGGCTCGAGAATCACCGAATTCGGCCCATGTCGGATCTGGCCATGCTGGTGAAGGAGCGCGACATCCGGCTGGCCATGATCGCCGTGCCCGCCGACCGGGCGCAGGAGGTGGCAGACCGTCTCATCGCCGCCGGGGTTCGCGGCATTCTCAACTTCGCGCCGCGTCGGCTGGACGTGCATCAGGCGGTGAGCATCTCCAGCGTCGATCTGGCGCTGTCGCTTGAGCAGCTGGCCTTCCAGGTGTCGCTGGGTCTGCTGGGTTCGCTGGATGAAGACGATGACTGA